In the genome of Vicia villosa cultivar HV-30 ecotype Madison, WI unplaced genomic scaffold, Vvil1.0 ctg.005246F_1_1, whole genome shotgun sequence, the window TCACATAGTTTAAATCACACCACCCAACTTTGTTATTATCAACCTTGTTCCATTACATAAGCCTTCATACTGGTTGATGTTTCTCATGACCATAATTGGTGTCCCAACCTTTAGTTTTATATGATGGTTAGGTAATCCTGATGTTTGCAGTGAACTGAGAAATTCTGGGGTGAGGATGTCAACCAATGTTACATCGTGGAATTCCGACTTATCAATAGAATTTGCACTGAAATAATCACGCACGTCTCCTGTATTGGGAATTTAAATAGTTAGttcaaatgaatataaaaattGAATCATGTATACCTGCCATTAAATCAAGAATATGATTTAGATATTTTGTCAACAACCTCCAATGTAGAAGCAAGAATTGCTCGTAAATTCCGGATATGTAGAATTAACTATTGCTACGATTGGGTCCTCAAATTCTGTAATCAACAGGTCTGGTGGAATATCAATAACTGTATCACCATTGTTTGATTCGGATACTTTGCCTTCTCCAATGTTTTTTATCATTTTCTGTTTTATCATTTTCTAATGTCATGGCATACAGAGGATTTCAATTAGATGATTaggattatgaaaataaatgtatTACTGAAACTTTAATTAAATGAGCTTACCACAGAAGGTTTCCTATTTAAGAGTCTTAGCATTGTAGGAGCAGGAGTACTTTTAGGGTCAGCCACTGTTATGTCATAAATGGCAGGAACGAATGAGCGCATATGTCTTACAGTCGAAACAAACCCCTGAAAGCAAGAAAAGAGTTAATATTTCAGAGCAAGTTTTAGGCAATTATATTTTTGGTTATCAATATATGTTTTGAATGGTTAACTCATGCTGTAATAATGTTTATATTATGGATAATTTATTCTTCTTTACATTCAGATTGACAAATATGTCTTGTACGATTCCATTACAGGAAGTTGAAAATTACTTTGCCGCCTAATTAAAGCCATAAGGCAATAATTCGAGGCTTAACTATTTAACAGAAGCAAAGATCAATAAAGCCAACAAAGGGCATAATGCTTAACCACCATAGGTCATAATCCACGTAATTCTTAACCATCTATGACAGAAGCAGCATGCTTAACCATCCAAGACACACACAACATGCTTAACCATCATAGACAGAAGCTCACCACAAAACCAATAAGGCTAATAAAACCTGCATCAAACAGGGtaacaaataacaaaaaaatcaacAGCCCAATGGAGGAGCATATCCATTTAAATGTGTCCTCAAACCATAAGATAAACATATGTATCAGATATGTGAAATCTTATTTAACTACCTCAAAATTCAATTCAAATGCAAATTCAGAATTCATGCATATGATAAAATACAATCCCTAATCCACAACTACACAATTTCTGGATAATTCAATTCCATTTCAGAATTCATTAATTACATAAATACAAATCTAATCCACAATcacatagaattggaaaatatacATATTGGATCGATATGAACCTGTCAAAGGAGGCTACAACATGGAATCATTGTGCTTTGTACCATAGATGATCTGCTGAAAAAAGAACCAGATCTGAATTACACGCAAATTTACTCTGAAAGCTCAACATCAAACATGAACACGGTTGAAAAATGGGTGGGAGTGTCCCATCCTTCACCTTGAGCAGCTTCATCTTTCGTCCATATTTATCGATCTCATTGTCTTCACCAACCTTGAGAATATGATTTCGTTGGCGCCGAAGAGGTCGAAGTCATGTTCATCTGTTCGCAGGTTCGCAGAGAGAGTAAACAAAAATCGAAAGTGGAAGAAGATAGAAGAACATATGATTTGAAGAATTACGGAGTATGTCCAATTTGGGAGAAGGttgcagaagaagaacatatggaTGGAATTTAGGGATTTAGGGTTTTGAAGGAAAGTTGGGAGAAGGgtgaaggatgaagaagaagaacgataatatgagtttaaaaaaaattgtaatctaataaaagttaattttaatttgtaagaTATTATTAAATGAATGGGGACTTATATGCAATaatcaaaagttttttttaaaaatgggtcCCACAGTAAAGTTATTTTTACCATAGAGCTGATGTGGCTTAAATTAACTTAGAATTAATTAGGGTTGATTAGGGCTTTAATTCTATTGGTCAATTGCAGTGACTTCACCACTGAAGTCAAACGGGCGAATGCACCGTAGAATCTCCCTTCAAAGTAACCTAAAATAAACAAACATCTCCTAAAAATCTTAAGAGGTTTTGAACACCCTTCCATGTTTAAACCAAGTTGGTTTTATGAGGTTGGAAGAATCAGCTTCTTCTTCCAAAAACAAAGAAGCTTATGCAACAAATCATCATTGATTGAATGAGCCTCCTTGCACTCAGTTAAAGTGTTTTTAAAGGAAACAATTGAAGAGATAAAAGCCTCCTCAATCTTATCTTGTTTGTACTTTTCTTGTTGGAGTTCAAGTTGTTCCTCAATAAACTTTTGTATATTTTCACATTAAAATTCTTCTTTTCATCAAGGAAACTGAGCAGCACCTAGTTTTTGGTTTCACGGCACCTAAAATTAATTCTTAAAATGTAAAGTTGATCTTGAATTATTTGACTGATCACAGCTAAattgattatgttttttttttttaattgagtttaaaatttataatttataacttTTCATAACTTTCGAATTTAAGTTTgatgtttttatattaaaatttgttaATGAACAAACAGTTAATAGAAATTAATACAAAAATAAACAGTACATATATTCATCAAAATTTTGTGAgagaatattttaaaattgaccTAACTAACTTAACAAAATTGAGCCTAAACAAAGTTGTTAAAATAAACTATGAACAAGTTCACGaccataaaatttattaaaattagagGTCTAGAAAAAATATGATTAAatgaatcataaaaaaaatatgattaattgaatcataattaaagttaattgtactgaattaaaaaaaattgacctaTATAATGGTTAATAAATTGatttacatattataaacaatgtagttatttaaatttaaattaaaaataattttaaattatttaactattttttttagaaaacatTGCTAAAAGAATTCTAGAAATAATAAAACAGCCTGTATTGATGTTTTGGTACATCATGTTACAATATCTGTCAGAACATCTGTCTTCAATGAACCTAGCCAACATGGTAGGACATCTTATCCAACATCTTGCTGTGAACCATATTTTTGAAGgtgcgagaaacacaagaaagggttgcaccaaatataatttttttgtaacTCAAAACGCAAGgttaacaagtgaataaaaatatataaacacaattatttttatcctggttcactgttaacgaagtaACTCCAGTCCACCGGTCAAGGTGATTTAGTcttctcaataaggacttaatccactataaccaaactaatTACAGACAACCACACTAACCGCAACCAATACCTTATTGAGACTCTTGACTAGcacctagtctctcaaggaaacaACCACAGTATGCTTCTGATCAACCTTGCTGACAACCCCAACAAGTTCAACTAATCTTTATCGTGAAACCACTATGACTGCAACCATAGTCTTCTCAGGGCTTTGACTAGCACCTAGTCCCCCAAGGAAACAATCAACCAAGTTGATTACAATTATGTATTACAAGACGCTTCTAATAAACAGATTACACAATGTTTTAAGTACAACAACAAAAAGTGTTGATAAGCAAGATACGAACAAAAGCTCTTGctaaaatacaaaactatacaaagattTATCTAACAGAGTTTGTGCAAcgctttggtgtagttttgtagaactgattcgttgatttcaaattcttccaatggTTTCCTTTATAGAGAAGGATAGATCCGTTGGAGGGTAGaatatgaaatgaaaatcacagcTGTAAAGTCTCTAATGGTCATGGTGGAAATGGTA includes:
- the LOC131642545 gene encoding uncharacterized protein LOC131642545 — encoded protein: MRSFVPAIYDITVADPKSTPAPTMLRLLNRKPSVKMIKQKMIKNIGEGKVSESNNGDTVIDIPPDLLITEFEDPIVAIVNSTYPEFTSNSCFYIGGDVRDYFSANSIDKSEFHDVTLVDILTPEFLSSLQTSGLPNHHIKLKVGTPIMVMRNINQYEGLCNGTRLIITKLGGVI